The window ATCGATGAGCATCGTCGACGTCACGCAGGGCGACATCGCGAACGCGAGCGCGGATTCGAGTACGTCACCCCGCACAGTCGAGTCCGGCAGCACGGTACGGCCGTCCTCGTAGGTCATCCCACAGTACGCCACACCCGCCTCCGTCCCTTCGAGCAGGTCGACCTGGCGGGCGAGCTTGCCGGGCAGCAGCCGATCGTCGTCGTCGAGAAACTGGACGTACTCCCCGGTGGCGCGCTCCGCGCCCATCGTCCGCGCGGGGTTCGAACCACGGTTCCGATCGAGGTCGAGATACGTGACGTCGAACTCGGCGACGACCGGCTCGGCGTGGCCCTCGCCGGAGTCGTCGACCACGATGATCTCGGTCGGGTGGTCCTGCTCGGCGACGCTCTCGATCGTGCCACCGAGTCGGTCGTTGCGGTAGTACGTCGGGATCACGACCGAAACGAGCGGGACGTCCGGGGCGGCCGTCGCGGGCGCGTCGTCGGGCGAAGGCGGGCACATAGCCTGGACGAACGAAGGAACAGCTAAATGTACACCGGAAGGGAACTCGTCGGCAGTGACCCGCGACGCACATCTGAAACGGTGGGTGAACCAGCCACCGGCCAGCCCGCTCGTCGAAGCCCTTCGAACGGCCGAGCGACGGCGTGCGC is drawn from Halococcus salifodinae DSM 8989 and contains these coding sequences:
- a CDS encoding glycosyltransferase family 2 protein produces the protein MCPPSPDDAPATAAPDVPLVSVVIPTYYRNDRLGGTIESVAEQDHPTEIIVVDDSGEGHAEPVVAEFDVTYLDLDRNRGSNPARTMGAERATGEYVQFLDDDDRLLPGKLARQVDLLEGTEAGVAYCGMTYEDGRTVLPDSTVRGDVLESALAFAMSPCVTSTMLIDREMLDGVLPLPDRPGGDDLGLMIDLARRTSFEFVDDSLVRRGLIDDSRGKSPGLIRGRLEIVREYDDLYRAASPGVRADALANTYRLEGRMQLRDRRWSGAAVRSFARACYHAPSIRTAVPLGASLFGQPGMDAMQRVYQLTR